One Archangium violaceum genomic window, GTGAAGGAGCAGGATGCCGCGCGGATCCTGGTGATTCTCTTCGAGCTCGGTGCACCGGCGCCGGATCCGGACGATCACTGCATGCTCGAAACGGAGGTGTATCTGCAAAAGGTCGACTACCTCGTACGGTGCCCCGCAGATCTAGCGTACGTACTGCTCGACCGGTTCGAGAGTCAGCCGGACTATTTGTCTCGACGCAACGAGATCGCGGCGCTTGTTCGTCGGCTCGTCATCGACCGCGAGCCGAAGCTGCGAACGATGGGCATGCAGAAGTTTCGCTTCGGCCCATGGGAGCGCCTTGACGACATTCTGACGTTCCTCGCGTGCTACGACTTCGTTCGGGTCCGGCCAAGGAGCGGTCAGGGCGGCGGCTTAGTGTACTACGTCACGAAGAAGGGCGCCGCGCTGGTGCAGAAGCTCTACAAGGAATGGCCAGAGTTGGGCTACTACCGCGACAAGTGCGAGATCATCCGTTCTTTCTTGGGCGACGTCAGAGGAACCGCATTGAAGGACTACTTGTACGATGTCCTTGAGCGGATCCAGGGCACCAAGCTCGGAAGGGTGATCCCATCGCATGGCGATCTCGTTGCTCCGCGTTTTCGCACCGTGATGGGGGAGGACCTGTGAAACCGGCATCCGACAAGCTCGTCGCAGCACTTGCCGAGCGACTCGACGGTGTGGCTGAGGAAGCAATCCGCAGCGTACTGGCGGAAGTCGATCTCTCTACGAAGGTGCGGCCGCCGAAGCGCGTGCAGCTGACGCTTCGTCGGCTTCGCTTCAATGGCGAGCGTCGTGGTGATGTTCGCTTTCACCCAGGCGTGAACGTCATCCGCGCAGGCAACTTAAAAGGAAAGACGACGCTCCTCCATCTGATCCAGTTCTGCCTGACCGGCTCGAACAAGTTGAAGCCAGACATGAAGAAGTGGATCTCGGAGGTGGATCTCGACTTCGACCTCGATGGCATCGCCTACACGGTTCACGTCGACCGTAGCAAGCGTGTTCGCGGCTTCTTGGACCGCGGATCGATGGACGCAACCCGTGTAACGCCCGAGCAGCTGGAGTTCGCGAACAGCACGAAGATGGAGGCGACGTTGGAGTCGTTCTTCAGCGAGCAGTTCGGGCTGGAGCCGCTGGCAGGCACGCAGAAGGACTCCCGGAAGGACAGCGACCGGCTGTTAGTGATCCAGACTTCGTATGGCGCGTACTTCCACGGTCTCTACATCGACCAGGAATCGGGTTACACGCAGTTGGTGACCGATACGTTCTTCAACAACCAGTACATGAAAATCGTGGGGATGCTCCTCGGCCTACGCGGCCTGCGACCCTATTTCGAGGCGGAGAAGCACCTTGCGCTCACGAAAAACGCCGGTGTCAAGGAGGAAGCACACGTTCGTCGTACGGAAGCCGTGAGGCCCGCAGGCCGCACGTTGGCCGACATTGAGCACGACTTGGAGGCTGCGACGCAGGTAGTGGATGAACTGCGGCGCAAACGCGCTGAGGTGCTGGTCCACGCGACGTCCTCTGATGCCGATCGTGACCTTGCACGTCTGACGGACGAATTGGTCGCTGCGCACGACGCAGTGCTCGCCGCGCAGCAAGAGCGCGCTGACGCCGAGCGCGCGCGGGACGAAGATGAGACGACGGTGGTGGCGCTCAAAGAGGCAATCGCGAGCAAGCATCACTTCTCGGCGCTAACGCCGCATCACTGTCCGGTGTGCGAGGCGACGATCCCCAAGGCGCGAACTGAGGCGCGTCACGGCATGGGGCAGTGCCTCCTGTGCGCGGCGGACGTGAACTCGAAGTCCGATCAGGAAATGCTCGCCCTGCTTCACACGCGGCTGGCGGAAGCCGAAGATTCCTTAATGGGCCGCGAGGCCGCACTGCAAGCGGCGCAGAAAGCCGTGACAGCGGCGCAGCAGAGCGCTGAAGCACTTGCGCAACAGAAACAGCACCTGCAGATGCGCCTTCGCGCCGTGCGCGAGGACAACACGTTCGACACACAGATCGAGAACGAAATGCGGCGCATCGGCAAGCTTGAGGCAGAACGTGACGACGCGTTGAACGCGTCATCGCATAAGACTGCGGCAGACGGGATGACTGCGCTCTTGCTGAAGCAGCGCGTCCTTGAAGCACTCGTCAGCCACTTCAAGACCGCCGACGACGTCGCGAACGAACAGACTAAGGCACGCTTCGCCGCGCGGGTGCTCGATTACTTGCGCAAGTGCGGCATCAGCAACATCGAGAGCTTGGTACTCGACGCGCAACTTAAGCCGCAGATGGTCCAGAACGGCGAGTCCATCAATTTCACGACGCTCTCGTCTGGCGAGAAGGTTCGCTTCGTGCTCGCCTTCTTCTTCGCTATGGCTGTCGCGCCCGCCGAGGACATCCCAACGGCAGCACATCCCGGTCTGCTCCTCATCGATTCTCCTGGCAAGGAGGAGATGGTCGCGAAAGACTTCAAAGGAGTCGTGGACCTACTCCGCTTCATCGAGAAGAACCACGCCGAACAGGTGCAAGCGATTGTCGCTACGACGTACCAGGACATCCGCGATGCCGCGCCGGAGCACAAGCGGCTGTTCATCGAGAACGATGTGGATTTCGTGTTCTCATGACGGGCGCAGACGGTACGCCGAAGGCGATTGACCGCACCTTACTCGACTCAGACGAGTCGGTCGGCTGGAAAGAGCTACGTTCGCGCTTGTCGGACGAAGCTTGGGAATCGGTGTACCAACTTGTGTGGGACTTCGCGCCGCAAATCACGGACAAGGAGGCAGCGACGGAGTTTCTCTTCGACGCCTACGAGCGACTTGAGGACGACTTTGGTAAGGCGAGTGCGCTGCTCCTTCTTGCCCGCGCCTCGATAACGTTTCCGGAGGACCACCGCGCGGACATCTATCAGCGCATAGTCCGTCTCGAGGCCACCGCCAACACGTTCCTGCGATCGAAGATTCTGCAGCTCACCGGGCTGTTCGCGCACATCCTCGACAATTCGATGCTGGTTGCGGGGCAACTCGCGGTCCGCCGTCTTGAAGCGAATGTGTGGTGCGCGATGGCACACGTGCGTGCCCTCAAGCGCGCCTACCTTGTTCGTCCGGATCCAATGCTTGAGCGTGCGATCGACCGATACGAGCAACATCAGGAACCACTGGTGCGCGCAGAAGCGCGCCTGCAGATGGCATCGGTTCGCCTTGTCCAGTGCCTGTCGTCAAAGGATCGTACGGCGCTAGTGGACTACCTCGACGATGCCGCCGTCATGCTCGACACCGTCGAACGTATCGCGCCTGACCGCCCCGACTTGACGCGACTGCTCGTCATAACTGACGCGTGCCGTGCGCTGATCGCGACGCCTATAGATCGCGCAACGCTAGCTGAGGCGGCCGATCGCCTGCGCCAGCTGTGGCGTCGTACGCTCATCGATGACGACGGTAGCACGGCAGAATGCGGCGATCTGGAGTCCGAGTGGGTCGTCGTCGAGGCCGTGGAACGCGTCGCCGCACTGCTTGAACAGGTTGAGTCGCTGCCTTCGGCGCTCGACGGCACGGCGGGGCTCGTCGCAATCGCCGAAGCCGCCGTCTTCCTTCAAGGGCTCGCCGACGTGGGGTTTGGCTCGGATAGTGCCACTGAGCTCGGTATGAGCGTGCTCGTCCGACAGGGTTACCAGCACTACGTGGAGTCGTACGTGAAGCGCTCGTTGTGGACGGGGCTTCAACACGCGAAGGTAAAGATTCAGACGCTCCTCATGGGAGACATCGCGGCGACGAAGCCGGAGGCTGCCACGTATCTCACTGGGATTCTCGACGTCTTCGCCGACATCGAGGCGGGCAGGACAAGCAGGTTTGACACGACGATGTTGATGACCCTCGCGCGTGCGATGCCTACGAAACGACCGGACGAAATCGAACGCATGCTCATCGAGCATCAGTCGCGTGGGACACTGCCGCAGTTTCTCGTCGAGACTCTCGGGAACGCCCCCGCACGCGCGTCGCTACCCGAAGTTCGCGAGTACCTTGGCGGATATCCAAAGGCGCAGCGCATCTTGCGGCGTGTGCACGAGGAGCTTTCTGGGCGTCTCGCCAATCAGCTGCCTCCCGACACGCTCGCGAATTTTATGAATGTGCTCGCGCACGTTCTCAGGTACCTGTTCGCGGCGACAGAGCGAAAGCTCCCTGTACCGTTTCTGATGAGCAAGCTCGCTGGTGGCAAGGGTGAGGATGCCGTTGAAGGCGACCTTGAGAATGCGCTGCACCTCTTTCTGCTGAACAGCAACATCGCGTTCGCGGTTCGGCGGCAGCCGCACATGGCGACAGGGCGCGTCGACCTCAGTGTTCATTTCGGGGAGATTGTTTTTCCGATCGAGGTGAAGCGCGAGAAGAGCGACCTCTCCCACGCGCACCTACGCGACGAGTATCTCGCGCAGGCCGCGACCTACACCCGCGCGTACGATCGCCTTGGGTTGTTCCTGGTCCTCGACCTCACCACAAAGCGCAAGGGCGAACCGCTCGTCGACCTTGAGAACCTCGTGTGGGTCGTAGAGATGGTTCCACGCGCCGGCGCGACAACACTGCCAGTGAAGGTCCCGGACTACCTCGTCACGGTCGTTGTCCCCGGCAATCAGCCACGGCCATCGGATCTGTCGTCTTATTCGTGACGATGCTCCCTCGTCACCATCCCCTAGACGACGCCCCCCTGACAGGACTTACTTCAACGGGCTTAACCCCAGATCAAAAGCAAACTCAAATCGACTGGTGAGGCACAGCTTACTCAGGTCAAAAGTATCACCCGCAAGCCAAGAGAATTCCTGAGACGAAGCCTCGGCCACACAGGACAGAGACTTAGAATCAGTACCGCGCGCAAACCTTATGATAGCACGGTGCGCCTTACCATCTTCGTGTTCTAGAGTAATCATGAGATCTGAATCACAGTCGTTATTCGGATCCCGGATCCCTCTCCACTGATCTACGGCGACCTTTCGTAAGGTGGCAGTAAAGCTCTTACTCCCTATTCGACACGTCCTCGTGCGATACTCAATCGCCTGCGTCAACTTCCGCTTCCAACATACTTCATCAGAACATGCGCACGCCGCTCGAACCATGTCGGCAACATTAAGCATCGCCTGCTTGGCTTCCCTTGAAGACGGCCCAGACTCTATGGAGGCTCGGAAAAATAAATGTTCCATTGTGCGTGAAATTCAAACCACGTTGGGTATGAATACGTAGTTCCATTCCCCATGGAACTTGTTCCTTTTTATTCGGAGCGACTCCATCTCATGGTTGGTTACCTTTATGCCAAGAGGGTAGTCGTCCGTATCGAGTGCTGCCTGAATGTGTAGGCCCTTTTCGGTAGTCGTGCTCCCGATGAGGTTGACGACGATCTCTCGACTCTCCAGGGGACGCCCTCTCCAGTTGTGGGTGATATGGCAGAACATCCGATGCTCTATCTTGTTCCACTTGCTCGTTCCGGGCGGTAGGTGGCTGACGCTGATTCGCAGCCCCATCTCGTCCGCCAGGTGCTGCAACTCCACTTTCCACAACCGAGCACGAGCGCTGTTGCTGCCACCGCTGTCTGCGATGATGAGCAACTCCTTCGCTCGCGCGTAGCGCTCTCGGCCCATCTCCAACCACCAGGTTCGGATGGTGGACGTGGCGAAGGCGGGCGTGTCGTGTGTCACCCCTACGCTCACCCATCCCTCATTGGCGCCCACGTCATAGACGCCGTACGGCAGGACTTTACCCAACTCCTTATCTACGAAGTCGTATACCCGAACCTCGGACGGCTTGGCTTTCGGGTGCCACTCCCTTCCTGCGTTCTTGAAGTCCCCCACCAACTCCTTTTTCTTGGCATCCACCGAGATGACAGGCTCTCCGCGCCGGTGGAAGGCCCGCACCAGCGCGTTGATGTGCTCGAATTGTGCGTTTCGGTCGGGATGCTTGCCGCCCTCACGCGTTTTGCGGTTACTCTGGAGGCTGTAGCCCGTCTGGCGCAGAAGTCTCCCCACGGTGCTGGGATCGATGGCATGGCCTCGATGACTCAACTCAGCGGCCAGTTTCACGGTGCTCTTGCAAGTCCAGCGCAAGGGCGACATCGGATCGCCGCGCGTGGCTGGCTCCACCAACACCTCGAGGTCCGACAGCAACGTTGTGTCTTTCTCTGTCGCTTTCTTCCGGCCTCCACCATGGCGGCGTGCGCGGTGGATGTCGAGAGTCACCCCCTGTTCAAGCTCTTTCAACCCCCGCCGTATTGCCGACCGGGACAGTCCTGTGGCCTTTGCCACCAAACTGATGCCTCCCCTTCCCAAGGACCTGGCCTCCGCAGCCGCCCAGCGCCGACGAACCACCTCGTTCATTCCCGCACGCAGCGCCTCGAATTTGCGTTGAACAGCCTCTATCGATGGCGTTACGTTCATCTGTCACCCGTTTGCTGAATTCAGACACTCAACACGCCGTGTGGAACATTTATTTTTCCGAGCCTCCTATACGCTCCCTAGCATCCCTACCGCATTGCTTTTCAATCTCCTCCTTCGGCATCGAAAGAACATCCCCAACAATTGTGCGCACAAAAGCCTCGTCTCGGCGAAAAACATAAAACAGAGTAAACGAGCACCGCATGGCCGCATCGGATAGTCTTTCACAAGAATATTGAACAACTGCCGGCTTCGATGTGCTAGCCAGCCTCCTTTCAAATTGCGCCTGAGCAGGAAGAGAGACAAAACAAACAAGACAAGCAACCAACATCCGCATCATACACACACCAGGGTTGGAGTCACAAAGGACATGGCCACCTAGCACGCCCGGGAAGGGGTTTACCAGAGCACCCAATGGAGGAGAAGGCATCTTCGCCAGCTCACCATCACCCATTACCGAGACCCCGCTCCCCCTGGAGGGCGCGCCATTCTGGGGTACCTGGGACTGCCCTGGCGGCCTTGCAAAGCCAACCCCGGCGCAGGGCCAGCGAAACGGGCGTGGTGGTGAGCTCAAACAGCAGGTGCCCACAGGCTCTCCCTGCCGTCCCTCTGTATCCCCGGGAAGATGTCAAAGAACTCGTTGAACTCGTGCCGACACCTCACTCCCTACGAGTCGTCCAACACCACGTCCTGTCTTCGTGCCGCCCGTGCTGTCACGCCCTGCCCCCTTGGAGCTCAGGGCATCACGGAGCGCGGCAAGGGCTCCGGCTTCTTCACGGGGATGAAGCACTTGCCCTGGTACTCGGCCGTGTTTCGCGGACAGGGCGCATCCCGCTTGTGTTGGATCCAGCAGCCCCCCCGGATTTCCGTCTCCGTCCCTTCGAGACACGGCGGCTTGCGCTGTTCCTTGAAAGGCGTCTCCGGCATCGGATAGGCAATGACCGCCAGGGAGAGGTCCTGTCCATCCGCGAAGATCGGAGACTCGCCGGGTGCCTCATCCGTCCGCAGGAGCTCGGGCTCGCGAGGCCAGAGTAACGAAGAGCAGACACCGAGGCCCACCGCGAGCACGGCGACCCCGGCGCCGGTGAGCCACGTCCTGGAAGGCCCGCTCCGGCGCACGCGCGAGTCCCTGGGCCCCAGGCGCAGCACAGGCCCGCTGGCGAGGTGGGCGTCTACCTCGTCATCATCCTCCACGCGCTTGAACGCGGCCGTCATCATGACCAGGAGGTTGGTCAGTTCCGACGTGCGCACCGAGGCGGGCGCCTGCTCCACGTCCACCGTCACCGAGTCCCGCTCCGGCTCGTAGAGGAGACGCATCCGGCAGGCCCCCGCGGGTTGCCACTCCACGTCATTCCTCGGAATGAGCGTCAGGGCCGGAGTGCCCGTGGCCACGTTCCGCGCTTCGTGGAGGCGCCCCAGGCGGGAATCCACCTCGTAGCACCTGCCCAGTTCGATGGGCCCCAGTCCGCCGCCCTTCCCGCGCTTCTCGTCCGCCATGGTGAGGCTCCTCCGTGCAGACTCACAGGGGAGCGGATTGGACCCGTCAAGTCAAGGAGGACCAGGAGCCCTCTGCGGTCTGTTCGAAGGTGTTCCCCCTCAAGACCACTCCGGAGGTGTCGAAAGACTCGTTCCGCGCTTCACCCTCCTCCTGGAGAAGGCCATGCTTGAGTTGCGCGGCGTGCCGGATGCGCTCGAGCTGTTAGCCCTCGCCCATCCCATCCGGCGCAGCAAGGACAACTGACGATGTAGCCTCTACCGGCTGGGGAGATAAGAACGCGGTTAGCGAAAAGCATCGACGATGTAGGCCGCTGCGGTGGAACCGTCGAGGATGGCCATTCCGGGCTTTGACTCGGGCCGCTTCCGCATTTGATCCCGGCTGAGCCGGGCCACTGCGCAGATAGGGAACTTTTCGCTGTCTGGTGGATGGACCTCGTAGTACCGGATCACGACCTGAGCGCCGCTCGTCCAGACCTGTCCGTACAAGCGAGTCGTTGATTCGAGCGTGCCGAGGTTCTCCGACAGGATGCTCTCAATCGGCCCGTCGTAGAGCGTGATCTGCCTCGCGTCGAGCTGGTTTGCATCGAGGTCCACCCAGGCGGAATCCCCGACGCGCAGCTTCAGTGCTCGCATCACCGTCTTGGCTTCCTCGGGGCATTCCTGTGGACCTGGAGTGCCATCCGGGCGCAGCGCCACCCCCCCAGTCGTGGTGCAGCCGGAAGCCATCGTGAGCAGGACGATAGAGCTGAGCAGCAGGGCTTTGATCGGGAGCATGAGCGACACTCCTACTGCCGAATCAGCGTGTGATCCATCGTCACGGCCACCTGAAGGAGACCATCCCCACGAAAGATCTGGAGGGCCAGATCGGCGAGTTGCCCCCCGTCCGTCTGGAAGGCGCTCTTGTCCACGACGACCGAGATCTTTCCCGACTGACCGGGAACGATCTCGGGTCGATCCATGCGAAGCGCGAAGGGGCGAGCCGTGTAGCTGGTGAAGTCGCGGGTCAGGTAGGCGCCATCGAATTTCCAGGGCCCGCCGTAGTAGGTGTTCTTCAGGTGAATCACGACCGCCGCCTTCCCGGGGCCCTCGAAAAGCTCAACCTTCATGTCCATGTCCTCGTTTTTCGAGCGCCAGTACCTCTTGCGACGAAACGGCGTCTTCTTTACCTGCCCGTTCGCGAGAAGCGTCGCGTAGGCGTGGTCGATTGAGTTCTCTTCCTTCTTGAACCGCTCGTTCTCCTCGCTCAGTTCGCGCTCTCTCTTGAGCGAGTCGTAGAGGGACGAGAGCACCGCGTTGTAGCTGTCGGGGTCCTTGAACACGTTGACCTGATGGTCGATCCACCCCCAATCCTCGCGACTCGGACGCTTCACGAGGAACGCGAACTCGGTTCCGTCAACGAGCGTCACGAGCAGGGGCACCGCCTCATCGCCGTCGAGATCGCGAATCGGCTCCAGAACCACCGTCCTACCTCCCACGAGCGGGGGCTCGAAACGCCCCTCCCAGGCCAGGAGCTTCGTCTTCGCCGGATCGACCTCCTTCTCGAAGCGGAGGGCCGTCACCACCTGCCCGGCAACGTAGATGCCGTGCGCCTCCTGACCCGGGTGCTCCGAGACCTTGAGGGTCCGAATCATGATCTTGTCGTCCGAGTCCCTGGCCAGTGCCATGGACGCAACGAAAACGAAGAGCAGGCCGTACCTGGTTATCTTGGAGGTTCGCATGCGCTGGTCAACTTAACAGGACGGGTCCAGAGCCTACAAGCCCGCCGCGACAACGGCCGTGTCCTGCGGCAGCTCGGCATGGACCACCCATCGAGGCTGGCCCCGGGACTCGCAGCAGACGTAATCGGCGACGAGTTCTCCCGGCGTGCGATGATTCAGGGCAGTGTCCCTCGGTCATCGAGGGCCAGAGGAACCGGTCATGCACTCGCGCGTCATCCACGTCCTCTTCCTGTTTCTGTTGGTGCCTCTCTGGGCCCGAGCAGCCCTGCCCGAAGTGGAAGCGCGGCTCCCTGTGCTGGAGCCCGTGGGGGTGAGCGAATACCACGGGGACCAGGGATACGGCCTGAGGCTCACCTTCAAGAAGCTCGGGCCCAATCCAGCATTGGAACTGTTGACGCGGGAGGACGCGAGGGCGGTGGTGGATGCGCTGGGCCTGCGTTTCACAGCGAAATCCTCCACGAGGATTGTGGTAGCGGGCATCCTGACCGGGTCACCGTCTTTCTCGAGCATGGAGAGGACGGTACGCGAGTCATACGAGGAGCTATACGGGCCTGCCCAGATCGCACTGTCGGCCTCGCTGGAGCGAGAGAGGTGGTTCCAGGCCCTGGCGCTCTCGCCACGCTACATGGGAGAAGGGGTAAGAGAGGCAGCGGTGGAGATGTTCAGCTCGCGCGCGGTGTTGCTGTCGGTAGGCATGTCGATGCTGCTCTACATGATGGCGTGGGCGGCGCCCGAGCCCGTCATCTCCAAGGCGTTTGCAACGGCCGTGACGATAGGGTTGTTGCTGACATACACGGCGACGGAACTCTACAACGTGGGGCTTGCGTGTCTGAACCTGTACCGGGAGGCTGAAGCGGCCAGGACGCAAGTGCAGTTGGAGGCGGCGGCCGAGCGCTTCGGGAAGGCGTTAGGAGGAGTAGGGCTGAGAGTGTTGGTGACGGTGGCGGGGGCCAGGCTGGCTAGGGGATTGCCGGAGGTACCTGGTGGCGGATTGTGGGCGCGGTTGTCTCCTCCCCGGTTTGGTTTCGCGGGAGGAGGCGGTAGGGGTCGGCTGATGGTGGGCGTGAGGGCCCGAGCGCAAGTGAACGTGGCGGACGGTACGGTGGTGCTGATGGGGGTGACGGCGAACACGGTGGCCGCGACGGTATCATCAGCGGTGGCCGCGACCCGGACCACGGGAGCTTGTGCTGAGTCGAAGAAGAGCGACAACCATGCCCACCATCTGTGCACGAACAAGAATGACACATCCGAAATCAGCGGCGGCCCGTGGACTCCTCGGTTCGAGGAACTCTTCGGATTGGCGGGGATGAGTCTCAATGACCCGGCGAACATCATCTATCTGCGAGATCACAAGG contains:
- a CDS encoding ATP-binding protein → MKPASDKLVAALAERLDGVAEEAIRSVLAEVDLSTKVRPPKRVQLTLRRLRFNGERRGDVRFHPGVNVIRAGNLKGKTTLLHLIQFCLTGSNKLKPDMKKWISEVDLDFDLDGIAYTVHVDRSKRVRGFLDRGSMDATRVTPEQLEFANSTKMEATLESFFSEQFGLEPLAGTQKDSRKDSDRLLVIQTSYGAYFHGLYIDQESGYTQLVTDTFFNNQYMKIVGMLLGLRGLRPYFEAEKHLALTKNAGVKEEAHVRRTEAVRPAGRTLADIEHDLEAATQVVDELRRKRAEVLVHATSSDADRDLARLTDELVAAHDAVLAAQQERADAERARDEDETTVVALKEAIASKHHFSALTPHHCPVCEATIPKARTEARHGMGQCLLCAADVNSKSDQEMLALLHTRLAEAEDSLMGREAALQAAQKAVTAAQQSAEALAQQKQHLQMRLRAVREDNTFDTQIENEMRRIGKLEAERDDALNASSHKTAADGMTALLLKQRVLEALVSHFKTADDVANEQTKARFAARVLDYLRKCGISNIESLVLDAQLKPQMVQNGESINFTTLSSGEKVRFVLAFFFAMAVAPAEDIPTAAHPGLLLIDSPGKEEMVAKDFKGVVDLLRFIEKNHAEQVQAIVATTYQDIRDAAPEHKRLFIENDVDFVFS
- a CDS encoding ISAzo13 family transposase, with amino-acid sequence MNVTPSIEAVQRKFEALRAGMNEVVRRRWAAAEARSLGRGGISLVAKATGLSRSAIRRGLKELEQGVTLDIHRARRHGGGRKKATEKDTTLLSDLEVLVEPATRGDPMSPLRWTCKSTVKLAAELSHRGHAIDPSTVGRLLRQTGYSLQSNRKTREGGKHPDRNAQFEHINALVRAFHRRGEPVISVDAKKKELVGDFKNAGREWHPKAKPSEVRVYDFVDKELGKVLPYGVYDVGANEGWVSVGVTHDTPAFATSTIRTWWLEMGRERYARAKELLIIADSGGSNSARARLWKVELQHLADEMGLRISVSHLPPGTSKWNKIEHRMFCHITHNWRGRPLESREIVVNLIGSTTTEKGLHIQAALDTDDYPLGIKVTNHEMESLRIKRNKFHGEWNYVFIPNVV
- a CDS encoding serine/threonine protein kinase, with amino-acid sequence MLPIKALLLSSIVLLTMASGCTTTGGVALRPDGTPGPQECPEEAKTVMRALKLRVGDSAWVDLDANQLDARQITLYDGPIESILSENLGTLESTTRLYGQVWTSGAQVVIRYYEVHPPDSEKFPICAVARLSRDQMRKRPESKPGMAILDGSTAAAYIVDAFR
- a CDS encoding DUF2381 family protein, giving the protein MRTSKITRYGLLFVFVASMALARDSDDKIMIRTLKVSEHPGQEAHGIYVAGQVVTALRFEKEVDPAKTKLLAWEGRFEPPLVGGRTVVLEPIRDLDGDEAVPLLVTLVDGTEFAFLVKRPSREDWGWIDHQVNVFKDPDSYNAVLSSLYDSLKRERELSEENERFKKEENSIDHAYATLLANGQVKKTPFRRKRYWRSKNEDMDMKVELFEGPGKAAVVIHLKNTYYGGPWKFDGAYLTRDFTSYTARPFALRMDRPEIVPGQSGKISVVVDKSAFQTDGGQLADLALQIFRGDGLLQVAVTMDHTLIRQ